A region of Lycium barbarum isolate Lr01 chromosome 3, ASM1917538v2, whole genome shotgun sequence DNA encodes the following proteins:
- the LOC132633737 gene encoding probable WRKY transcription factor 49 produces the protein MLIMEEEGLIKNSWSYEDELIKELLDDESPFILAPQEYSTSTSYPSSSDNSLVTKSSIVHSGPNIDDTESGLSVTSYGVQSHDVSHARNLGLGRGLNLTMSKQEAYEAKYTLRIKTCGNAMADDGYKWRKYGQKSIKNSPYPRSYYKCTNPRCGAKKQVERSSDEPDTFIITYEGLHLHFAYPFITLDPPQFADQPNKKPKLTHSKAQNYESENASEVDESPKLFNPNPQGLDFGGMGSQGLLGENNNIFSVIPQGLLDDVVPLMVRNPSMKPTNSYSSSCSCSSPPTSPSFSWSNN, from the exons ATGCTAATAATGGAGGAAGAGGGGCTTATCAAGAATTCATGGTCATATGAAGATGAGTTGATAAAGGAACTTCTTGATGATGAATCACcattcattttggcacctcaagAATATTCAACCTCTACAAGCTACCCTTCTTCAAGTGATAATTCACTTGTAACAAAGAGCTCCATTGTTCACTCAGGACCAAACATTGATGATACAGAGAGTGGTTTGTCAGTGACAAGCTATGGAGTTCAATCTCATGATGTTTCACATGCAAG GAATTTAGGGTTGGGAAGAGGGTTGAACTTGACGATGAGTAAGCAAGAAGCATATGAGGCTAAATATACTTTGAGAATAAAGACTTGTGGTAATGCAATGGCTGATGATGGTTATAAGTGGAGAAAATATGGCCAGAAATCCATTAAGAATAGCCCATATCCCAG GAGCTACTACAAATGCACTAATCCAAGGTGTGGTGCCAAAAAACAAGTGGAGAGGTCAAGCGATGAGCCAGACACTTTCATAATCACTTATGAAGGCCTTCATCTACATTTTGCTTACCCATTTATCACTCTCGATCCACCACAATTTGCAGATCAGCCCAATAAAAAGCCCAAATTAACACATTCAAAAGCCCAAAACTATGAATCTGAAAATGCAAGTGAAGTTGATGAAAGCCCAAAACTTTTCAACCCAAACCCACAAGGATTGGACTTTGGTGGAATGGGCTCACAAGGGTTACTAGGAgaaaacaacaacatattcagtgtaatcccacaagggTTACTTGACGATGTGGTGCCATTAATGGTTCGAAACCCATCTATGAAGCCCACAAATTCCTATTCTTCATCTTGCTCTTGTTCATCACCACCAACTTCTCCTTCATTTTCTTGGTCAAATAATTAG
- the LOC132630395 gene encoding beta carbonic anhydrase 5, chloroplastic-like has product MARPLIQSSSLYNSSSSVDLHKSSATTKILRTQLKFLEVEQTHLRLLNLPSCNSTPKLRALKEPMTLTKEKVDEKEMSAITKRESNEFTTLKHRFLNFKKDKYLKNLEHFQGLANEQSPKFLVISCADSRVCPSNILGLQPGEAFIVRNIANLVPPYETGPSETKAALEFSVNTLKVENILVIGHSCCGGIRALMSMDDETNSSSFIRSWVIVGKSARTSTKAIASSLSFDQQCKHCEKESVNRSLMNLLTYPWIKEKVNKGELVIHGGYYDFIDCSFEKWTLENNARVGDEVSIRNREFWS; this is encoded by the exons ATGGCTAGACCTCTCATTCAATCATCTTCTTTATATAATTCATCTTCATCTGTGGATCTCCATAAGAGTTCAGCTACTACAAAG ATCTTGAGGACCCAATTGAAATTCTTGGAAGTTGAACAAACCCATTTGAGATTATTGAATTTGCCCAG TTGTAATTCAACTCCAAAATTGAGAGCCTTGAAGGAACCAATGACCCTGACCAAGGAAAAGGTGGATGAAAAAGAGATGAGTGCTATAACTAAACGTGAATCGAATGAATTCACTACGTTGAAGCATAGATTTTTGAATTTCAAGAAGGACAAGTACTT GAAAAATTTGGAGCATTTTCAGGGTCTTGCAAACGAACAATCACCCAAG TTTTTGGTAATTTCTTGTGCAGACTCTCGGGTTTGTCCCTCAAACATACTGGGACTTCAACCAGGAGAAGCCTTTATAGTCCGCAACATTGCAAATTTGGTGCCTCCTTATGAG ACTGGTCCTTCAGAAACAAAGGCAGCTCTTGAGTTTTCCGTTAATACTCTCAAA GTAGAAAACATATTAGTCATTGGTCATAGTTGCTGTGGAGGCATTCGTGCTTTAATGAGTATGGACGATGAAACAAATTCATCAAG CTTCATCCGAAGTTGGGTAATTGTTGGGAAGTCCGCCAGGACAAGCACAAAAGCTATAGCTTCCAGTCTCAGCTTTGACCAGCAATGCAAGCACTGTGAGAAG GAATCGGTCAACCGCTCATTGATGAATTTGCTTACATACCCATGGATTAAGGAGAAAGTGAATAAAGGTGAGCTTGTCATTCATGGTGGCTACTATGACTTTATTGACTGTAGTTTCGAGAAGTGGACTCTCGAGAACAATGCTCGCGTGGGTGATGAAGTCTCCATCAGAAACCGGGAATTTTGGAGCTGA